Proteins from a genomic interval of Lolium perenne isolate Kyuss_39 chromosome 1, Kyuss_2.0, whole genome shotgun sequence:
- the LOC127342872 gene encoding uncharacterized protein, whose protein sequence is MREKKTIRSLMRASVEQNVTSSSTAVLRGICSTIWPSMGYFLWNNQRDQPDYISMYPMYVCFGPSPTPDLHAMSLLLALGQLLLLLALPHLYCASNSTQSPLDRQAEALLKWKSGLLEGGSSCLDSWTKETSPCNWTGVDCSTTGPRGRYQGDRVPVVSNISVSMCGSPLNGTLDRLHFAEFPHLLYLDLRGNSLSGTIPSSTWSLSELVFLDLSYNGLNGSIPPSIGLPHLAHLGLSNNAISGRIPSNIGALAKLEYLDLSFNHLDGSIPPSIGLPHLAYLDLSHNSLSGSIPSSIGGLAELVYLDLSDNDLSGSIPRFIGLRHLVHLDLMGNAISGRIPSNIGALAKLEYLDLSFNLLDGSIPPSIGEIPQELGHLTGLHELDLSRNALSGAIPVNLSMLYNLRNLNLSYNSLTGRVWYTSIPAAVTILSLDHNMALCGESQYNLTPCESPKVGSKQESIKRPNLMLLLAFVTPFSFGCLIIASIVVVRRRTKSIKSSSKIKSGNIFSIWNFDGKIAFEDIISAIEDFDEKYCIGVGGYGSVFKVELDSGVIFAVKLLHLMEEYSDEGTFHAEIEVLTKIRHRCIVKLYGFCSHSHCKFLVYDLIERGSLSSILHEQELAKELDWPRRVAVVRDVAQALSYLHHDCDDPIVHRDIKSSNILLDLDYKAYVSDFGMARKIKNGYSSWSTIFAGTCGYIAPELSSTMVLTEKCDVYSFGVVALKVVMGKHPGDLLLPFFCRTEQPAKLKDVLDQRIASPSSIDEEKAVILVALLAFACLQVNPKARPTMQQVYQALSNRRHISLRPLHEIRLQDLHDYCGGIKSI, encoded by the exons ATGCGGGAAAAGAAAACAATCCGGTCATTGATGCGTGCTTCTGTGGAGCAGAATGTAACAAGTTCTTCCACGGCGGTCCTTCGGGGAATCTGCTCCACAATCTGGCCAAGCATGGGCTATTTTCTTTGGAACAATCAACGAGATCAACCAGACTATATATCCATGTATCCAATGTATGTGTGCTTTGGACCCTCGCCTACACCAGACCTGCACGCTATGAGCCTTCTCCTAGCCTTGGGGCAGTTGCTCTTGCTGCTTGCCTTGCCACACCTTTATTGTGCCTCAAATTCTACGCAGTCGCCACTAGATCGGCAGGCTGAGGCACTTCTCAAGTGGAAATCTGGCCTACTAGAAGGAGGGAGCTCTTGTCTGGACTCATGGACAAAGGAAACCAGTCCATGTAACTGGACTGGGGTTGACTGCAGCACCACAGGGCCCCGTGGCCGCTACCAGGGTGATCGTGTCCCAGTTGTGTCAAATATTTCGGTTTCGATGTGTGGCTCACCTTTAAATGGCACGTTGGACAGGCTCCACTTTGcggagttcccccatcttctgtaTCTGGACCTCAGAGGCAACTCTCTCTCAGGCACAATCCCGTCATCCACTTGGAGTCTCTCCGAGCTCGTGTTCTTGGATCTATCCTACAACGGCCTCAATGGATCTATCCCACCATCCATAG GCTTGCCTCATCTTGCCCATCTCGGCCTCAGTAATAACGCTATCTCTGGCCGAATCCCATCAAATATTGGTGCTCTTGCAAAGCTCGAATACTTGGATCTATCCTTTAATCATCTTGATGGATCTATCCCACCATCTATAG GCTTGCCTCATCTTGCCTATCTCGACCTCAGTCACAACTCTCTCTCGGGCTCAATCCCGTCATCCATTGGTGGCCTTGCCGAGCTCGTGTACTTGGATCTATCCGACAATGACCTCAGTGGATCCATCCCACGATTCATAG GCTTGCGTCATCTTGTCCATCTGGACCTCATGGGCAACGCTATCTCTGGCCGAATTCCATCAAACATTGGTGCTCTTGCAAAGCTTGAATACTTGGATCTATCCTTTAATCTTCTTGATGGATCTATCCCACCATCTATAG GGGAAATACCacaagaacttgggcatcttaccGGCCTACATGAGCTGGATTTGAGTAGAAATGCTCTAAGTGGTGCTATCCCAGTGAATCTTTCTATGCTATACAATCTGCGCAACCTGAATTTATCATATAACAGTTTGACTGGCAGAGTTTGGTATACATCTATCCCTGCAGCAGTGACCATTCTTTCACTTGATCATAATATGGCTTTATGCGGCGAGTCACAATATAACTTGACTCCATGTGAATCACCAAAGGTTGGTAGCAAACAAGAAAGCATTAAACGCCCAAATTTGATGTTACTTCTTGCTTTTGTTACTCCCTTTTCCTTCGGTTGCCTAATAATAGCAAGCATCGTGGTTGTTCGCCGGAGAACAAAATCAATAAAAAGTAGCAGCAAAATCAAGTCTGGAAATATATTTTCCATATGGAACTTCGATGGGAAGATCGCATTCGAAGACATAATCAGTGCAATAGAAGATTTCGATGAGAAATACTGCATTGGCGTTGGGGGATATGGATCTGTCTTCAAGGTTGAGCTTGACAGCGGGGTTATCTTTGCCGTCAAACTCCTCCACTTAATGGAAGAATACAGTGACGAGGGAACATTTCATGCCGAGATTGAAGTGCTGACGAAAATCAGGCACCGATGCATAGTCAAACTGTATGGCTTCTGTTCCCATTCCCACTGCAAATTCCTTGTGTATGATCTTATCGAGAGGGGAAGTTTATCATCCATTCTGCACGAGCAAGAGCTAGCAAAGGAGCTGGATTGGCCCAGGAGAGTCGCTGTTGTCAGGGACGTAGCTCAAGCTCTCTCCTACTTGCACCATGATTGTGATGATCCGATTGTGCATCGTGACATAAAAAGCAGCAATATTCTTCTGGACCTCGATTACAAAGCTTATGTCTCGGACTTTGGCATGGCGAGGAAGATCAAGAACGGTTACTCAAGCTGGAGCACTATCTTTGCAGGTACATGTGGGTACATAGCCCCAG AATTATCATCCACTATGGTGTTAACTGAGAAGTGTGATGTGTACAGCTTCGGCGTGGTTGCGCTGAAAGTTGTTATGGGAAAGCACCCAGGTGATCTACTCCTCCCGTTCTTTTGCCGAACAGAGCAGCCGGCAAAGCTCAAGGACGTCCTGGATCAACGCATTGCATCACCGTCGAGCATCGACGAGGAGAAGGCTGTCATTTTGGTTGCTCTGTTGGcttttgcttgcctgcaagtcaaCCCAAAAGCCCGGCCGACAATGCAGCAGGTATATCAAGCGCTCTCAAATAGAAGACACATATCGCTCAGGCCCCTTCATGAAATCAGGCTGCAAGATTTGCATGATTACTGTGGCGGCATAAAGAGTATCTGA